The DNA sequence TGCTCGGTACGACGGCGGTGGCACTGGCATGCGTGACGGGTCGTGCAGATCCGACGGTGCAGGTCGGGGCAACGGTGCCGTTTCCAGAGCCGGGACGGTTCCTGCGCGTCATCGGTGCGAACTCGGGAACGTCCACGTTGGACTGGTATGTGCGAGAGGTTCTCGGAGGTCCCCTCGACGCTGCGGCGCTGGATCGTTTCTGGAAGGAGGTCGGCAACGTGTCTGCAGAGTCGGCCCATGTGATGCTCCTGCCGTTTCTCGCCGGGGAACGGGCGCCATTCTTGGCCCCGGATGCGACAGGGACGTTCCTGGGCATCAAACCGACGACCAAGCGAGCGGACCTGTCATACGCGGTAGCCGAAGGCATCACCATGTCCCTGCGTCACTGTGTCGAAAGCGCCGCCGGGGAGCCCACGGCAATTCTTCTGTCAGGTGGGGGGGCGACGAGTCGTGAGTGGCAGCAGATGGTGGCCGACGCCTTGGGGCACGAGATCATGGTCGACGGCCATCACGATCGTGCATGTGCAGGTGCAGTCTCGTTCGTCACGGGGTCGCTGCCCGGCGTTCCTCACGATATCGATCGGCTGAAACCGGCCAGATCGGAGGCGATCGAGGAGCGCTTCGCCGCCTATGTGGCGTTGACCGGCCTCATGCAGCCGATCTGGCGCCGTCTGCATTTCACCACGAGGAGAGTTCCATGATTCCTGAGAGGATGCGCGTCGGCGTCTACTACGGACCGGATGACATTCGCGTCGAGGAGCGCCCCGTTCCCGAGATCGGACCCGACGAGGCGCTGGTGCGCACCTTGGCATGCGGTTTATGCGCCGGTGAGGCGATGGAGTGGTATTCCACCAAAGAGGGTGGCAAGGTGCTCGGGCACGAGCCGGTGGGTGTCGTCGTCGCGGCAGGAGTGGACGTCGACGCAGTGCATGTGGGCGACCGCGTCTTCGTCAACCATCATGTCGGCAGACTCCAATCTCATTGGGCGATCCGGGGCCACTACACACGTGATCCGTTCTATGCCGGCAACCGCCTGGATCCGGGAGGGATGGCCGAGTACTTCCGGGTCAGTGCCAACCATCTCAGGGCGGACGTGCATGTGCTTCCCGAGTCGATCGGAGATTCCGTTGCGACGACGATCGAGCCGTGGTCGTGCGTACTGGGCGGTCTCAAGACATGTGGTGTGCAACCGGGGGATACCGTGGTGGTTCTTGGGTGTGGCTTCATGGGCCTGGGGTTCGTTCACATGGCGCCGCTGTTCGGCGCCGGGACGGTGATCGCGGTCGATTTCTCGAGTTGGAGACGCGACAAGGCCACCGAGCTTGGCGCAACCCATGTGTTGGATGCCGCCGACCCGGATCTGGCATCGAAGGTTCGCTCGCTCAACGGGGGGTTGCTCGCCGACGTCGTCGTTGCCGCCGTGCCTGCCATCTCCGCTTGGGATTCTGCCAGGACGCTCGTCGAACCAGGTGGGACGGTGCACCTTGGAGCTCCCACCAAGCCTGGAACGGTGTGGGCGCTCGACGGCTTCGATGCGTATTTCGACGAGGTGACGATTACCTCCAAGTACTCCGCAGACCATCGGGACACCTATCAGCTCATCCGTCTGATCGAGTCGGGTCGGGTCAACCCGCTTGCAGCCATAACCCACCACTTCGCACTGGACGATCTTGCCGACGGCTTCCGGCTTCTCACCGAGGCAGATGAATCGCTCAAGATCGTTGTGTATCCACACATCCATGAGGAGGAGAACGATGCTCGATAGCCTGCGGGAAGAAGTGCTCGAGATGAATCTCGAACTGCCGAGGAACCGGTTGGTCATCTGGAGCGGTGGCAATGTCAGCGGGAAGGATCCGGAAACGGGCCTCATTGTCATCAAGCCGAGCGGTGTGCCGTTCGCCAATCTCACCGCCCGGTCACTGGTGGTTGTCGACATCGATGGAAACGTGGTCGAGGGAGATCTCACCCCTTCGGTCGATCTCGGAGTGCATCTCTACGTGTACCGGCGACGTTCCGATGTCGGTGGCATAACGCACACACATTCACCGTATGCGACGAGCTTCGCCCTCAACGGGCAAGGGATTCCCGCGGCGCTCACCGCCCTCACCCACCTCATCGGGAGCGGGGTTCCGTGCAGCCGGTATGCCACACCGGGTGCCGAGGACACCGGGTCTGCGATCATCGAGGTCACCCAGGACCATGGCATGGCGGCCTTGGTGGAACGTCACGGAGTGTTCACGATGGGGCGCTCGGCAAGCGAATCCGTCAAGATCGCACTCCATGTCGAGGAAGCGGCGATGACGATCAGGCTGGCGGAGCAGTCATGCACCGTCACCGAAATGGACCCCGTCGAGATCGACCGGTGCCACCGCTGGTACCAGGTCAACTACGGCCAGTAGCCCTATTCGGCGATGAGGCGCTGAGCGGTCTCGATATCGGTCACGAGGCCGTTGAGCAAGTTGCCGCGCAACGCTCCCCGCAGCGCTTCGACCTTGTCGGGCCCTCCCGCTATCCCGACCCGCACGGGGATCATCGAGAAGCTCTCCAGGTTGAGTGCCAGCACGAGGTCGGTCACCGGCGAATCCACCGGAGAACCGTCTTTGTCGAAGAAGTGGGCGTTGATGTCGCCGACGGCTCCGGCAGCCTTCAGCTCGTCGGCCTGCTCCTTGGTGAGTGTTCCGGTCAACATGATGGAACTTCCGGGGGTCGATCCTCCGACGCCGACGAGGGCGAGATCGCACGT is a window from the Actinomycetota bacterium genome containing:
- a CDS encoding zinc-binding dehydrogenase, which codes for MIPERMRVGVYYGPDDIRVEERPVPEIGPDEALVRTLACGLCAGEAMEWYSTKEGGKVLGHEPVGVVVAAGVDVDAVHVGDRVFVNHHVGRLQSHWAIRGHYTRDPFYAGNRLDPGGMAEYFRVSANHLRADVHVLPESIGDSVATTIEPWSCVLGGLKTCGVQPGDTVVVLGCGFMGLGFVHMAPLFGAGTVIAVDFSSWRRDKATELGATHVLDAADPDLASKVRSLNGGLLADVVVAAVPAISAWDSARTLVEPGGTVHLGAPTKPGTVWALDGFDAYFDEVTITSKYSADHRDTYQLIRLIESGRVNPLAAITHHFALDDLADGFRLLTEADESLKIVVYPHIHEEENDAR